Proteins encoded in a region of the uncultured Paludibaculum sp. genome:
- a CDS encoding PadR family transcriptional regulator, with protein sequence MGKNDLLPGTLDMMVLKTLTRGTLHGYAIAQLLRQLSEDILQVEEGSLYPALQRLELNGWIEGEWGLSTNNRRARFYKLTPDGRKKLAAETARYREMSGAIARVMGMA encoded by the coding sequence ATGGGAAAGAACGACCTGCTCCCCGGCACGCTCGACATGATGGTCCTCAAGACTCTCACCCGCGGCACGCTCCACGGCTACGCCATCGCCCAACTCCTCCGCCAACTCTCCGAGGACATCCTCCAGGTGGAAGAAGGCTCCCTCTACCCCGCCCTCCAACGTCTCGAGCTCAACGGCTGGATCGAGGGCGAATGGGGTCTCTCCACCAACAACCGCCGGGCCCGCTTCTACAAACTCACGCCTGACGGACGCAAGAAGCTCGCCGCCGAAACCGCTCGCTACCGCGAAATGTCCGGCGCCATCGCGCGCGTCATGGGGATGGCCTGA